One Neomonachus schauinslandi chromosome 9, ASM220157v2, whole genome shotgun sequence DNA segment encodes these proteins:
- the REM2 gene encoding GTP-binding protein REM 2 — MHTDLDTDMDTDTETTALCPSGSHRASPPGTPTPETDASLLKKTEKLLAGLDRGGPPPAPGAPRRRGSMPVPYKHQLRRAQAIDELDWPPQASSSGSSDSLGSGEAGPTQKDGIFKVMLVGESGVGKSTLAGTFGGLQGDSAHEPENPEDTYERRIMVDKEEVTLVVYDIWEQGDAGGWLRDHCLQTGDAFLIVFSVTDRRSFSKVPETLLRLRAGRPHHDLPVILVGNKSDLARSREVSLEEGRHLAGTLSCKHIETSAALHHNTRELFEGAVRQIRLRRGRSRAGGPRPEWGCPDGPPPPARRESLTKKAKRFLANLVPRNAKFFKQRSRSCHDLSVL; from the exons aTGCACACGGACCTTGACACCGACATGGACACGGACACAGAAACCACAGCACTCTGCCCCTCCGGCAGCCACCGGGCCTCCCCCCCAGGGACACCCACACCAG AAACAGATGCCTCACTGCTGAAGAAGACAGAGAAGCTGTTGGCAGGGTTGGACCGGGGTgggccaccccctgccccaggggcccccagacGAAGAGGCAGTATGCCTGTCCCCTACAAGCACCAGCTGCGGCGCGCCCAGGCCATAGATGAACTTGACTGGCCACCTCAAGCCTCATCCTCTGGTTCCTCTGACTCCTTGGGCTCAGGGGAGGCAGGCCCCACCCAAAAGGATGGCATCTTCAAGGTCATGCTGGTAGGGGAGAGCGGCGTGGGCAAGAGCACCCTAGCAGGCACTTTCGGTGGTCTCCAGGGAGACAGTGCTCATGAGCCGGAGAACCCAG AGGACACCTATGAAAGACGCATCATGGTGGATAAGGAGGAAGTGACTCTAGTTGTTTATGACATCTGGGAACAG GGGGACGCAGGGGGGTGGCTGCGGGACCACTGCCTTCAGACCGGGGATGCCTTTCTCATCGTCTTCTCAGTCACCGACCGACGGAGCTTCTCCAAAGTTCCAGAGACCCTACTTAGGCTGCGGGCTGGGAGGCCCCACCACGACCTCCCTGTCATCCTCGTTGGAAACAAGAGCGACCTGGCCCGCTCCCGGGAGGTCTCACTGGAGG AGGGCCGGCACCTGGCAGGGACCCTGAGCTGCAAGCACATCGAGACGTCGGCCGCGCTGCACCACAACACGCGGGAGCTCTTCGAGGGCGCGGTGCGCCAGATCCGGCTGCGGCGGGGCCGGAGCCGCGCCGGGGGCCCGCGGCCCGAGTGGGGCTGCCCCGACGGCCCCCCGCCGCCCGCGCGCCGCGAGAGCCTCACCAAGAAGGCCAAGCGCTTCCTGGCCAACCTGGTGCCGCGCAACGCCAAGTTCTTCAAGCAGCGCTCCAGGTCGTGTCACGACCTCTCCGTGCTCTGA
- the LRP10 gene encoding low-density lipoprotein receptor-related protein 10, with amino-acid sequence MLPTTLLFLLLGGALAHPDRIIFPNPACEDPPAVLLEVQGTLQRPLGRDSRSAPANCTWLILGSREQTVTVRFQKLHLACGSERLVLRSPLQPRLSLCEAPASPLQLPGGNVTITYSYAGARAPMGQGFLLSYSQDWLMCLPEEFQCLNHRCVPLAQRCDSMDACGDGSDEAGCSSDPFPDLTLAPVPTPPRNHTLEDFYGVFSSPGYAHPASASHPQSCLWLLDPHDGRRLAVRFTALDLGYGDAVHVYDGPGPPRPSRLLRSLTHFSNGKAVTVETLSGQATVAYHTVARSSGRGFNATYHVRGYCLPWDRPCGLGAGLGTSEGLGERCYSEAQRCDGSWDCADGTDEENCPSCPPGHFPCGAAGTPGATACYLPADRCNYQTFCADGADERRCRHCQPGNFRCRDEKCVYETWVCDGQPDCADGSDEWDCSYALPRKVITAAVIGSLVCGLLLVIALGCTCKLYAIRTQEYSIFAPLSRMEAEIVQQQAPPSYGQLIAQGAIPPVEDFPTENPNDNSVLGNLRSLLQILRQDVTPGAASGARRRQRGRSVRRLVRRLRRWGLLPRAHPPARTPETRSQVTPSAAPLEALDGNTGPAHEGGAVGGQDGGQAPPLPVKAPLPSTSASPAPATVSEAPGPLPSVPLEPSLLSGVVQALRGRLLPSLRPPGPTRTPPEPHTTALSPEDEDDVLLLPLAEPGLWVVEAEDEPLLA; translated from the exons ATGCTGCCCaccaccctcctcttcctcctcctgg GAGGCGCTCTGGCACATCCAGACCGGATCATTTTCCCAAATCCTG cctgTGAGGACCCTCCAGCAGTGCTCTTGGAAGTGCAGGGCACCTTACAGAGGCCCCTGGGCCGGGACAGCCGCAGCGCCCCTGCCAACTGCACCTGGCTtatcctggggagcagggagcagaccGTAACAGTGAG GTTCCAAAAACTGCACCTGGCCTGTGGCTCAGAGCGCTTAGTCCTGCGCTCCCCTCTCCAGCCACGGCTCTCCCTGTGTGAGGCACCAGCCAGCCCTCTGCAGCTGCCTGGGGGCAACGTCACCATCACCTACAGCTATGCCGGGGCCAGAGCACCCATGGGCCAGGGCTTCCTGCTCTCCTACAGCCAAG ACTGGCTGATGTGCCTGCCCGAGGAGTTCCAGTGCCTGAACCACCGCTGCGTGCCCTTGGCCCAGCGCTGCGACAGCATGGACGCCTGTGGCGATGGCTCTGATGAGGCAGGTTGTAGCTCGGACCCCTTCCCCGACCTGACCCtggcccctgtccccacccccccccgcaaTCACACCCTGGAAGACTTTTACGGGGTCTTCTCTTCCCCGGGCTACGCACACCCGGCCTCggcctcccacccccagtcctgcctctggCTGCTGGACCCCCATGACGGCCGGCGCCTGGCCGTGCGCTTCACGGCCCTGGACCTGGGCTACGGAGACGCCGTACACGTGTATGATGGCCCCgggcctcccaggccctcccGGCTGCTGCGCAGCCTCACCCACTTCAGCAACGGCAAGGCTGTCACTGTGGAGACGCTGTCGGGCCAGGCCACCGTGGCCTACCACACGGTCGCCAGGAGCAGTGGCCGGGGCTTCAATGCCACCTACCACGTGCGGGGCTACTGCCTGCCCTGGGATCGACCCTGCGGCTTGGGCGCCGGCCTGGGGACCAGCGAGGGCTTGGGGGAGCGCTGCTACAGCGAGGCGCAGCGCTGCGACGGCTCGTGGGACTGTGCCGACGGCACGGACGAGGAGAACTGCCCCAGCTGCCCGCCCGGACACTTCCCCTGCGGGGCGGCCGGCACGCCCGGGGCCACCGCCTGCTACCTGCCTGCCGACCGCTGCAACTACCAGACTTTCTGCGCTGACGGAGCGGACGAGAGACGCTGCCGGCACTGCCAGCCCGGCAACTTCCGCTGCCGGGACGAGAAGTGTGTGTATGAGACGTGGGTGTGCGACGGGCAGCCAGACTGCGCCGACGGCAGCGATGAGTGGGACTGCTCCTACGCCCTGCCCCGGAAGGTCATTACCGCCGCCGTCATCGGCAGCCTGGTGTGCGGCCTGCTGCTGGTCATCGCGCTGGGCTGCACCTGCAAGCTCTATGCCATTCGCACCCAGGAGTACAG CATCTTCGCCCCCCTGTCCCGGATGGAGGCTGAGATTGTGCAGCAGCAGGCGCCGCCCTCCTACGGGCAGCTCATTGCCCAGGGCGCCATCCCGCCTGTAGAGGACTTCCCTACGGAGAACCCTAACGAC AACTCAGTGCTCGGCAACCTGCGCTCGCTGCTCCAGATCTTGCGCCAGGACGTGACTCCAGGGGCTGCCTCAGGTGCCCGCCGCCGCCAGCGGGGCCGCTCTGTGCGCCGACTCGTGCGCCGGCTCCGCCGCTGGGGCCTGCTTCCTCGAGCCCACCCCCCAGCCCGGACCCCTGAGACCAGATCCCAGGTCAccccctctgccgctccccttgagGCTCTAGATGGCAACACAGGTCCGGCCCATGAGGGGGGCGCGGTGGGTGGGCAGGACGGGGGACAAGCACCCCCGCTGCCTGTCAAGGCTCCCCTTCCATCCACCAGCGCATCTCCGGCCCCCGCTACTGTCTCCGAGGCCCCAGGGCCACTGCCCTCCGTGCCCCTAGAGCCATCACTGTTGTCTGGAGTGGTGCAGGCCCTGCGAGGCCGCCTCCTGCCTAGCCTTCGGCCCCCAGGACCAACTCGGACCCCACCTGAACCCCATACCACAGCCCTGTCTCCAGAGGACGAAGATGATGTGCTTCTGTTGCCACTGGCTGAGCCAGGGCTCTGGGTGGTGGAAGCGGAGGATGAGCCACTGCTTGCCTGA